DNA sequence from the Fusarium verticillioides 7600 chromosome 2, whole genome shotgun sequence genome:
AAAGACCCCAGTCTATAGACGATTTGTTTGACCGAATGTACGTCTTGATATGCGGTGCTGCCCTTTTGCGGCCACTTTCTCGCAAAGGGGTGTCTTCGGGAAGTTCTGTGAGCCATTAGGCAAAAAGTCCAAGGACTACGTAGAAGTTAGACTCACTAGCACCGCGGGGTGAGTCATTGGCCCAATGATGGAAAATTGGGCGAAGATACTCCAATTGTTTTGCCTGCTGTGATGACTGGATTTTGGTATGTATGGAACCCCCGGACGCATATCCGTCTAGAGATTTCCGGATCTCATCAGCGGTAGGAAAGACAACCTTAAACCTAGGCCGGCCGAGGCCTGTGTTTTTAGAACGAGTCAAAGGCTCAAAAAGAGTCTTTTGTAACCAATCATCCTTTGCACCCAGCGTAGCAATAGAAGAAACCTGTACCACAATATCTGAGTCACCGTGATCTTGGCATGGTACATGCTGCAGACACCTTTTCAGAGCCGCCCAGCCCCAGGAAGTTTCTGACATATCCCGGGAGTCGTGCTTTCCCGGCACACTCGCAACTAGTGCAGCTTTGATACTTGAGAAGTCATGTTGTGTAAGCTTATCAGTTAGTGGTTTGCAGATGATCTTACGCCTATCATAGGCCTTTAAGtagttgagaagatcgatTTTGAAGCGTTGTCCGCTTCCAACAGACTGATCTTCCGGTGAAGCTTGAACGTTTTGTGCACCTGACAGTTTGGGGAGTAAGGGTGATTTCCAAACACCGTTGGTCATGTTGGTCCAATCTTTTGGAATCATGTTGGCAGTATGGATGATGACTTGAGCAGtttcatcatgtctgaaCAGAATCATCATTTTCGAGTGATGTGTTCCGAACATTTCTGGCATAGGGGCAATATGGATTTTGACATTTTCAAATTCCGATGCTGCGGTCTGTAGAGAGTTAGGACGTGAAGGCATGCTATTCTAGCTGTGGAATAGAGGCTTCAGTTTCATGGCCTGACCACATTCTACAACTTACCTCTAACGCTATCCTATTCACATCTTCACGTTTCCAGAAGCCGTGCACTAGATGTACCTTGACGAGGTGGCGTGTGTCGGGGTCGAAAGAGTCCATGAGAAACGGGATATCGTGC
Encoded proteins:
- a CDS encoding tyrosyl-DNA phosphodiesterase 1 — translated: MSRPAKRQRMEEPEAQTPESLQRSITPPRKKDRKSTVVKSPWQLTWIRDLPEDDNQDAVTLKDLLSDPLISECWEFNFLHDIPFLMDSFDPDTRHLVKVHLVHGFWKREDVNRIALETAASEFENVKIHIAPMPEMFGTHHSKMMILFRHDETAQVIIHTANMIPKDWTNMTNGVWKSPLLPKLSGAQNVQASPEDQSVGSGQRFKIDLLNYLKAYDRRKIICKPLTDKLTQHDFSSIKAALVASVPGKHDSRDMSETSWGWAALKRCLQHVPCQDHGDSDIVVQVSSIATLGAKDDWLQKTLFEPLTRSKNTGLGRPRFKVVFPTADEIRKSLDGYASGGSIHTKIQSSQQAKQLEYLRPIFHHWANDSPRGAKLPEDTPLRESGRKRAAPHIKTYIRSNKSSIDWGLLTSANISKQAWGEAARPTGEIRIASWEIGVLVWPELIEQDSIMIGTFKTDMPENTQSTGEKDACKSIVGLRMPYNTPLQRYASEEIPWVASMSHTEPDWAGQTWIQ